In the Brevundimonas sp. MF30-B genome, ACGGCGGCCGCCAGGCCGATCAGGATCGCCTTTCGGCGCTGCTCGGCCGGCAGGGCGGCGGCGGCCAGGCCGACGGCGACGGCGTTGTCGCCCGCCAGGACAAGGTCGATCATCAGAACCTTGGCCAGGGCCGAGAGCTGGCTGAGAAGTTCGGGGGTCAGCAGGGCGTCCATATCGGCGCCTTAGGCGTGCGCCGGCCCTGCGTCAATCTGTCAACCGGCAGGCTTGCGCCCCTGCGCCCGCGCCGCCTCATACAGCGCCACGGCGGCGGCGTTGGAGACGTTCAGGCTTTCAAAGCCGCCCGGCATCGGGATCCTGGCCATCACCTCGCAGTGCTCGGCCACCAGCCTGCGCACCCCGTCGCCCTCCGAGCCCATGACCAACACAGTGGGGCGATGATCCAGCGCCTGCTCCAGCGTGTGCTCCGCATCGCCGTCCAGGCCCACGGCGCGCCAGCCGTGTTCGGCCAGGGTCTCAAGCGCACGGCTCAGATTGGTGACGCGAGCGTGGGGCAGGCGCTCGGTCGCGCCGACGGCCGCCTTGGCCAGAGCGCCGGCCAGGGCCGGGGCGTGCCTGTCCTGAACCACGATGCCGCGCGCGCCGAAGGCCAAGGCCGAACGAAAAATGGCGCCGACGTTCTGAGGATCGGTCAGCTGGTCCAGCATGACGATCAACCCTTCAGCCGGTTCGGCCAGGTCGCGCAAATCCACGCCCTCCAGCGGCTGAACCTTGAAGGCCAAGCCCTGATGCACGGCGCCGGCGGGCAGCAGCCGGGTCAGGGCCTGGACGTCCACGACTTCGATGCGGTGGCCGTGAGCCAGGCCGTCGCGCTCGATCTCGGCGGCCCGCTCCTCGGTCGCCATCAACCGGCCCATGCCGCGCCGCGCAGGATTGGCCAGGGCCGCCAGCACCGGATGGCGGCCCCACAGAAAGTTGTCGCCCTCGGGCTTGGTCCGCCCGGCGCGCGGCGCGGCTTCAGCCGCGCGGGAGCCCTGACCGGGCCGGTCCGGACGGCCTTCCGGCCGCTTCTGGAAGCCCTGCTTTTTACCGGTTTTCCGGTCGTTGCGTTCGCGGTTCGACGACACTATAAGACGCCCTCCGATTTGGGGCCCCAGGGCCTTCGGGTCAGGCGCACCCCTCTATTACAGGCGCGTTCGACAGCGAAGGTTTTTGTTCCGAACGGTCGCTTCGACCGTCGGTTCAGCCTTGGAACGGTGTTGAAAAAGGCGCGCGGGGGAATGTCCCGAGCGGCAAAGGGGGCGGACTGTAAATCCGCTGCGTAAGCTTCGCAGGTTCGAGTCCTGCTTCCCCCACCACGCGCCTTTTCGAACACGGCTCCGGGCGAGGCCGCACTGAGGAGCGGAACGTCAGGCCGGCAGCGGTCCTTTCGTTCTTTCTGCGCGGGTATAGCACAATGGTAGTGCAGCAGCCTTCCAAGCTGAGGATGTCGGTTCGATCCCGTCTACCCGCTCCAGGTTTTTGATGAGCATGACGCCCATCCGACGAACGGACCCGGGCCATTAAGGAGTTTGGCCATGGCCAAGGAAAAGTTCGAACGTAACAAGCCGCACTGCAACATCGGCACGATTGGTCACGTTGACCATGGCAAGACGACGCTGACGGCGGCGATCACGATGACGCTGGCCAAGACGGGCGGCGCGGTGGCCAAGAACTACGCCGACATCGACGCGGCGCCGGAAGAGAAGGCGCGCGGCATCACGATCAACACGGCGCACGTCGAGTACGAGACCGAGAACCGCCACTACGCCCACGTCGACTGCCCCGGCCACGCCGACTATGTGAAGAACATGATCACCGGCGCGGCGCAGATGGACGGCGCGATCCTGGTGGTTTCGGCCGCCGACGGCCCGATGCCGCAGACCCGCGAGCACATTCTGCTGGCCCGTCAGGTCGGCGTGCCGGCCCTGGTCGTGTTCATGAACAAGGTGGACCTGGTCGACGACGAGGAACTGCTCGAGCTGGTCGAGATGGAAGTGCGCGAGCTGCTTTCGTCGTACCAGTTCCCGGGCGACGACATTCCGATCACCAAGGGCTCGGCCAAGGCCGCGACCGACGGCGTGAACCCGGAGATCGGCGAGCAGCGCATCCTGGAGCTGATGCAGACGGTTGACGCCTACATCCCGCAGCCGGAGCGTCCGGTGGACCTGCCGTTCCTGATGCCGGTGGAAGACGTCTTCTCGATCTCGGGCCGCGGCACCGTGGTGACCGGCCGTGTCGAGCGCGGCATCGTCAAGGTCGGCGAGGAAGTCGAGATCGTCGGCATCCGTCCGGTTCAGAAGACGACCTGCACGGGCGTCGAGATGTTCCGCAAGCTGCTGGACCAGGGTCAGGCGGGCGACAACGTCGGCGTGCTGCTGCGCGGCACCAAGCGCGAGGACGTCGAGCGCGGCCAGGTGCTGTGCAAGCCGGGTTCGATCACCCCGCACACCAAGTTCCTGGCCGAGGCCTACATCCTGACCAAGGAAGAGGGCGGCCGTCACACCCCGTTCTTCACCAACTACCGTCCGCAGTTCTACTTCCGCACCACGGACGTGACCGGCATCGTGCACCTCAAGGAAGGTGTCGAGATGATCATGCCCGGCGACAACGCCGAGCTGACCGTCGAGCTGATCACCCCGATCGCCATGGAAGAGAAGCTGCGCTTCGCCATCCGCGAAGGCGGCCGCACCGTCGGCGCCGGCGTGGTCTCCAAGATCCTGGCCTAAAACACCCCAGGTCAGACCAGAACGACAACGGCCCCCGGAGAAATCCGGGGGCCGAGTTCGTTGGGGGTGAGCGCTCAAGCTTCGGGCGGCGGCTGAACCGGCGTTTGCGCCGCTGCGGCCTGCGCGCGCTGCGCCTCGAGCCTGGCGGCTTGGCGCACCTCGGCCTGACGGGCCGCCGCTTCGGCCTGGGCGTTCAGCTGAGCCAGCGGCATGACGGGGCGGGCGAGATGTCCCGCGTGCTCTCCATTGAGGTACAGATCGAAGGCCTCCACCTCGGGAACGTCGATGGTCGCGGCGGTGGCCAAAGGGGCTCTCCAGCTGTCGCCTTCCGCCATGGCGCGGGCGAACAGAACGCGGCTGTCGCTGATGCGGACGACAAGCGTCGTCGGCTTCCTGGCCTGCAGGATGACACGTGAAGCATTGGCGGGCGCCCCGTACACAGCCCCGCGAGGATTGAAGGCTCGCTGCACAGGCGGGGCATTCACCGCGACCGCAGCGGCCATGGCCGAGGCGTCCTCAGGATCCACGCCCGAAAGCTCGGCTTCCAGGCCCGGGGTGATGTACATTTCCGGCGTTGTCTGGTCAGGCGGCGCCGGCAAGGGAGCGCCCAGGGTGATGGCCCTTTCGGCGTCTGCCATCTCGGCCCAATCCTCCGGCGTCTGAGTGATGGCCGAGGGATGCGGCGCATCCAACCTGGCCACTCGCACCACCACATTCCACACGACCACAGCGAGGACGAGGACCACCACGGCGGCCACGATGCGCGGCGAGCGCCGCCGCATCTCCTGAAAATCCACTCCTGTCGGCGCCTGCAGCGGCACCGTGCTGTCAGGGCTTTCGCGCTTCAGCCGCTCGACCGCGTGATGTTCGTCCAACCCCAGGGCTTGGGCGTAAGCTCGAACATAGCCGATCGCGAAAATGCGCGAGGGGAGCGCCGACCATTGGTTTTGCTCAAGAGCCGCCAGATGTCGACGGTGAACCCGCGTGTGCGCTTCGAACTGCTGAAGGCTGTAGCCCGAGCGCTCGCGCGCCTCACGCAGAGCTTCGCCCAGCGTCTCGGCCTGATCGAGCAGATCATGGATGGCGACGCCCGTCAGCATAGCCACGACCTACAGGGCCACGTTCAGTTTGCGCGCCAACGATTCGATCTCGCCCCTCACCGAACCGGCGGATGATAACAGCAGGCCCGCCATGCCGCGCCGCGCTGCGGTCAGATCGGCCGACAGGATCATGCGCTTGACCGGACCCACGCCGCCGGCCGGCGCCGACAGGCGGGTGAAGCCCAGGGCGATCAGGGCGAAGGCCTCCAGCGGCCGGCCGGCCAGCTCGCCGCAGACCGAGGCCGGCGTGCCGGTGTCCGCGCAGGCCTTCTGGATCGCCTGCAAGGCCCTGAGCGCCGGCGGCGACAGCGGGTCGTAGCGGTCCGACACCAGCGGATTGGTCCGGTCGGCGGCGTACATGTACTGGAAGAGGTCGTTGGTCCCGACCGAGACGAAGTCGGTCAGCGGCAGCAGGGCGTCCAGGTGCCACAACACCGAGGGGCATTCGATCATGGCCCCCACGCGCAACAGGCCCGGCAGAGGCCGACCGCGCCGCCGGGCCCAGTCGCACTCGACGTCCACCAACTCGCGCGCGGCGCGGAACTCGTCCACCGTCGCGATCATCGGGAACATGATGCGCAGTTCGCGGCCCGCCGCCGCCGCCAGCAAGGCGCGAATCTGCAGTCTCAGCAGGGCCGGGCGATCCAGGCCCAGACGGATGGCGCGACGGCCCAGCGCGGGGTTCTCTTCGCGTTCGTTGTCCAGATAGGGCAGCACCTTGTCGCCGCCGATGTCCAGGGTGCGGAACACCACTGGCCGGTCGCCCGCGGCGTCCATGACCAGCCGGTACAGCGCCGTCTGCGCCGTCAGGCGGGGCAGTTCGTCGGAGACCATGAACTGGAACTCGGTGCGGAACAGGCCGATGCCCTCGGCCCCCGTCAGATCCAGATTCTCGAGGTCCACCGCCAGACCGGCGTTGGTCAGCAGCGTGATGCGCGTGCCGTCGGTGGTCACGGCCGGCGTATCGCGCAGCAGGGCGAACTCGGCCTGACGCTGGCTTCGCACGGCCATGCGGCTCTGCACCGCCGCCAGCATGTCCGGGCGGGGCCGCAGATAGGCCTCGCCGGTCTCGCCGTCGGCGATGACCAGGTCGCCCTCGCTCAGCCGATCGCGCACGCCTGCCAGACGGCCGACGCACGGAATCTGCAGCGCGCGCGCCACGATGGCGGCGTGGCTGGCGGCCGAGCCCTCTTCCAGCAACAGGCCGCGCAGTTTGGCGCGGGGGTATTCCAGCAGGTCCGCCGGTCCCAGGTTGCGCGCCACCAGGATGGCGTCGTCGGGCAGGTCACGCTCGCCCGGCTTGTCGCCCGCCAGCACGCGCAGCAGCCGATTGGCCAGATCCTCGAAGTCGTGCAGCCGCTCGCGGATGTAGGGATCGCGCGCCTGGGCGAAGCGGGCGCGGTGTTCGTTGCGCACCCGATCAACCGCGGCCTCGGCCGTCAGACCGCTGCGCACCGCCTCCTCCAGTGACCGGTTCCAGCCCCGGTCGTCGGCGAACATGCGGTAGGTTTCCAGCACCTCGAACGACGGCCCGGCCAGCTTGCCCTGCCCGCCGTCCAGCATGGCGTCGATGCTGGCCCTCAGGTTGGCGAGGCCCAGTTTCAGCCGGTCTTCCTCCAGCACCGGATCGTCCGACAGCAGCCGCTCGGGCGGCAGGGGAGCCTCATGCAGCACGACCTGGCCGTAGGCGAGCCCCTCGGCGAACCTCTGGCCCTGGATATGCTCTGGCCGATGCGGAGCCACCTCGACATCGCGCAGTTCGTCCTGCGCCAGCAGCTCGCCCGAGGCGACCGTCTCGGCCAGCACCATGGCGATGGTCTGGATGTCCTCGACCTCGTCGTCATCGTAACGACGCTCGGCCCGGTTCTGCACGACTAGAACCCCGATGGCCCGGCCGCCACGCAGCAGGGGGGCGCCCAGGAAGGCGTGATACGGGTCCTCGCCCGTCTCTGGGCGATAGGAGAAGCTGGGGTGGTTGGGCGCGTCCGACAGGCTGACCGGCTGGGCGAGGCGGGCCACCTCTCCCACCAGGCCCTCGCCCGGTCGCAGACGGGTGTTGTGAACAGCCTCGGGATTCAGGCCCTGGGTGGCGAACAGCTCAAGCTCGCCCGAGGCGCGGCGCAGATAGATGGAGCAGACCTCGGCGACCATCGACTGGGCGATGATCCGCACCACCATGTCGAGGCGGTCCTGGGCCGAGGGCGCGCTGTCGCCAGGCCCCACGGCGGCGCCGGCCAGCGCCTCGCGGATCTGGCGCAGGAGGTTCCTGGGCCCCCTCGTCGTCAATCCGCCGCCCTTGGGCATGATCGCTCCCGTGACGGGCGACACCGCGTCGCCCCGCTTCATCCTATAGCGCGTCCAGGCCGTAGGCCGAATGCAGGGCCCGTACGGCCAGTTCGGCGTAGGCGTCCTCGATCAGCACGCTGATCTTGATCTCCGAGGTCGAGATGGCCTGGAACTTGATCCCCTTGTCGGCCAGGGCGCGGAACATGGTCTGGGCGACGCCCGCATGGCTGCGCATGCCCACGCCGACGACCGAGACCTTGGCCACGTCGGTGTCGACGCGGATCTCTTCGAAGCCGATCTGGCCCTGCGCCTCCTTCATCAGTTCGGCGGCGCGCGTGGCGTCGCGGCGGCCGGTGGTGAAGGTCAGATTGACCGCGCCTTCGGTGCGCGCCTGGCTCTGGACGATCATGTCCACATTGACGTTCGCCTCGGCCAGCCGCGTGAAGACGTCGGCGGGCGCGTCGGTGCGGTCCGACAGCCCCAGAAGGGCGATGCGGGCCTCGTCTCGGCTCATGGTCACGCCGGACACGATGCGTTTTTCCACGATCTCCTCCTCGTCGCAGATCAGGGTGCCGGCGGCCGCCGGGAGATTTCCGTATTCGTCAGGTTCGATGAAGCTGGACAGCACTCGCACGGGCACCTGTTTGGCCATGGCCAGCTCGACCGAGCGGGTCTGCAGCACCTTGGCCCCCAGCGACGCCATTTCCAGCATCTCTTCGTAGGACACGCGCTCCAGCCGGCGCGCCTTGGCCTCGATGCGCGGGTCGGTCGTATAGACGCCGTCCACGTCGGTGTAGATGTCGCACGGGCAGTCCAGCGCCGCCGCCGCCGCCACCGCCGAGGTGTCGGAGCCGCCGCGGCCCAGGGTGGTGATCCGGCCATCCCGCGTCACGCCCTGGAAGCCCGGAATGACCGCGATCTCGCCCGCATCCATGGCCGCGCCCAGCTGGTCGCCGGGAATGTCCTCGATGCGCGCCTTGCCATGGGCGTCGTCGGTCAGGATCGGCACCTGCCAGCCCATCCAGCTGCGCGCCTTGAAGCCCATGTTGCGCAGCGTCAGCGCCAGGAGCCCCGAGGTCACCTGCTCGCCCGAGGCCACCACCACGTCGTATTCGTCGTCCGACAGGGCCACGCCGGCCGAGGGCGCGCCCGCGCCGTCGGTCCAGGCCACCAGCTCATTGGTCTTGCCCGCCATGGCCGAAACCACCACGGCGACCTGGCGCCCGCGCCCTGCCTCGGCCGCGACGATGCGCGCCGCACGACGGATGCGTTCGAGGTCGCCCATCGAGGTGCCGCCGAACTTCATGACCAGCCGCGTCATCGTGGCCCGAAACTCCCGCCTTGCATGGAGGGCGCGGGGGGTTCATCCCTCGGCCCATGGCCGCTTCTAACGACAGCCGCACCGCGCGCAAACCCCAAAGCCTGGAGGGTTTTTCCGACCCGCCGAGCGCAGGCTCGCCCGACGTCGCATCCGGCGCCTCGATCGACCCCGCCGACGTGGCCCGCTTCTCGGCCCAGGCGGCCGAATGGTGGGATGCGCGGGGGCCGTTCGCGCCGCTGCACCGGTTCAATCCGGCCCGTCTGTCATTCATCCGAGACCAGGTCTGCGCCCGCTTCGGCCGCGACGCCCGGGCGCTTCGTCCGTTCGAAGGCCTTTCGCTGATCGACATCGGCTGCGGCGGCGGCCTGGTGGCCGAGCCGATGCGGCGCATGGGCTTTGACGTCACAGCCGTGGACGCCTCCTCCGAGAACATCGGCACCGCCCGCGCCCACGCCGCCGAGACCGGCCTGGACATCGCCTATCGCGCCGCCACCGTAGAGCAGATCGAAGCCGAGGGCGCCGGGCCGTTCGACGTCGTGCTGGCGCTCGAGATCATCGAGCACGTCACCGACCCCGAGGCCTTCATCCGCACCGCCTCGCGCCTGGTCGCCCCGGGCGGAATGCTGATCGTCGCCACCCTGAACCGCACCCTGCGCTCGCTGGCCCTGGGCAAGGTCGCGGCGGAGTATGTGCTGCGCTGGGTCCCGGCGGGCACCCACGACTGGCGCCAGTTCCTCAAGCCCGAGGAGATCCGGCTGATGCTGTCGCAAGAGCCGCTGGCCGTGCACGGCCCCTATGGACTGGCCTATGATTTGATCAACGACCGCTGGAGCGAAAGCACCGACGCCGCCGTCAACTTCATGATGGTCGCGACTCGGGACTAAGCCGCCGACAAGCTGAGCGGCTCCCCCCAGAACCGGCTGACCCGATCGCTCTGGGGGCCCGGCTGTCCGGTGGTCAGGAACACCCTTCGTCCTGTTTCTCCCAGATCATACTCGGGGTGGCGCTCGAAATAGGCCTCTAAAGCCTCGGCGACGGCGCTGGGCTGAT is a window encoding:
- the rlmB gene encoding 23S rRNA (guanosine(2251)-2'-O)-methyltransferase RlmB, encoding MSSNRERNDRKTGKKQGFQKRPEGRPDRPGQGSRAAEAAPRAGRTKPEGDNFLWGRHPVLAALANPARRGMGRLMATEERAAEIERDGLAHGHRIEVVDVQALTRLLPAGAVHQGLAFKVQPLEGVDLRDLAEPAEGLIVMLDQLTDPQNVGAIFRSALAFGARGIVVQDRHAPALAGALAKAAVGATERLPHARVTNLSRALETLAEHGWRAVGLDGDAEHTLEQALDHRPTVLVMGSEGDGVRRLVAEHCEVMARIPMPGGFESLNVSNAAAVALYEAARAQGRKPAG
- the tuf gene encoding elongation factor Tu: MAKEKFERNKPHCNIGTIGHVDHGKTTLTAAITMTLAKTGGAVAKNYADIDAAPEEKARGITINTAHVEYETENRHYAHVDCPGHADYVKNMITGAAQMDGAILVVSAADGPMPQTREHILLARQVGVPALVVFMNKVDLVDDEELLELVEMEVRELLSSYQFPGDDIPITKGSAKAATDGVNPEIGEQRILELMQTVDAYIPQPERPVDLPFLMPVEDVFSISGRGTVVTGRVERGIVKVGEEVEIVGIRPVQKTTCTGVEMFRKLLDQGQAGDNVGVLLRGTKREDVERGQVLCKPGSITPHTKFLAEAYILTKEEGGRHTPFFTNYRPQFYFRTTDVTGIVHLKEGVEMIMPGDNAELTVELITPIAMEEKLRFAIREGGRTVGAGVVSKILA
- a CDS encoding RodZ family helix-turn-helix domain-containing protein — its product is MLTGVAIHDLLDQAETLGEALREARERSGYSLQQFEAHTRVHRRHLAALEQNQWSALPSRIFAIGYVRAYAQALGLDEHHAVERLKRESPDSTVPLQAPTGVDFQEMRRRSPRIVAAVVVLVLAVVVWNVVVRVARLDAPHPSAITQTPEDWAEMADAERAITLGAPLPAPPDQTTPEMYITPGLEAELSGVDPEDASAMAAAVAVNAPPVQRAFNPRGAVYGAPANASRVILQARKPTTLVVRISDSRVLFARAMAEGDSWRAPLATAATIDVPEVEAFDLYLNGEHAGHLARPVMPLAQLNAQAEAAARQAEVRQAARLEAQRAQAAAAQTPVQPPPEA
- the ptsP gene encoding phosphoenolpyruvate--protein phosphotransferase; amino-acid sequence: MPKGGGLTTRGPRNLLRQIREALAGAAVGPGDSAPSAQDRLDMVVRIIAQSMVAEVCSIYLRRASGELELFATQGLNPEAVHNTRLRPGEGLVGEVARLAQPVSLSDAPNHPSFSYRPETGEDPYHAFLGAPLLRGGRAIGVLVVQNRAERRYDDDEVEDIQTIAMVLAETVASGELLAQDELRDVEVAPHRPEHIQGQRFAEGLAYGQVVLHEAPLPPERLLSDDPVLEEDRLKLGLANLRASIDAMLDGGQGKLAGPSFEVLETYRMFADDRGWNRSLEEAVRSGLTAEAAVDRVRNEHRARFAQARDPYIRERLHDFEDLANRLLRVLAGDKPGERDLPDDAILVARNLGPADLLEYPRAKLRGLLLEEGSAASHAAIVARALQIPCVGRLAGVRDRLSEGDLVIADGETGEAYLRPRPDMLAAVQSRMAVRSQRQAEFALLRDTPAVTTDGTRITLLTNAGLAVDLENLDLTGAEGIGLFRTEFQFMVSDELPRLTAQTALYRLVMDAAGDRPVVFRTLDIGGDKVLPYLDNEREENPALGRRAIRLGLDRPALLRLQIRALLAAAAGRELRIMFPMIATVDEFRAARELVDVECDWARRRGRPLPGLLRVGAMIECPSVLWHLDALLPLTDFVSVGTNDLFQYMYAADRTNPLVSDRYDPLSPPALRALQAIQKACADTGTPASVCGELAGRPLEAFALIALGFTRLSAPAGGVGPVKRMILSADLTAARRGMAGLLLSSAGSVRGEIESLARKLNVAL
- a CDS encoding aspartate kinase, translating into MTRLVMKFGGTSMGDLERIRRAARIVAAEAGRGRQVAVVVSAMAGKTNELVAWTDGAGAPSAGVALSDDEYDVVVASGEQVTSGLLALTLRNMGFKARSWMGWQVPILTDDAHGKARIEDIPGDQLGAAMDAGEIAVIPGFQGVTRDGRITTLGRGGSDTSAVAAAAALDCPCDIYTDVDGVYTTDPRIEAKARRLERVSYEEMLEMASLGAKVLQTRSVELAMAKQVPVRVLSSFIEPDEYGNLPAAAGTLICDEEEIVEKRIVSGVTMSRDEARIALLGLSDRTDAPADVFTRLAEANVNVDMIVQSQARTEGAVNLTFTTGRRDATRAAELMKEAQGQIGFEEIRVDTDVAKVSVVGVGMRSHAGVAQTMFRALADKGIKFQAISTSEIKISVLIEDAYAELAVRALHSAYGLDAL
- the ubiG gene encoding bifunctional 2-polyprenyl-6-hydroxyphenol methylase/3-demethylubiquinol 3-O-methyltransferase UbiG; its protein translation is MAASNDSRTARKPQSLEGFSDPPSAGSPDVASGASIDPADVARFSAQAAEWWDARGPFAPLHRFNPARLSFIRDQVCARFGRDARALRPFEGLSLIDIGCGGGLVAEPMRRMGFDVTAVDASSENIGTARAHAAETGLDIAYRAATVEQIEAEGAGPFDVVLALEIIEHVTDPEAFIRTASRLVAPGGMLIVATLNRTLRSLALGKVAAEYVLRWVPAGTHDWRQFLKPEEIRLMLSQEPLAVHGPYGLAYDLINDRWSESTDAAVNFMMVATRD